The following proteins are encoded in a genomic region of Acidobacteriota bacterium:
- a CDS encoding DUF420 domain-containing protein: protein MPTTGFLGTRADVLIDLALVVFVAAPFLMTYALRLAARRRYRQHRNLQVSLIAGAIAAVVLLEASIRYGPAAAAFQQSAYYGTSLVRGLFLVHLAVAIPCFVVWCTLVVMSWRRFRGILPGSFSPTHRRWGWVTYVALWLTCITGVALYVLSFAL, encoded by the coding sequence ATGCCGACGACGGGCTTTCTCGGGACGCGCGCGGATGTCCTGATCGACCTCGCGCTCGTCGTCTTCGTCGCGGCGCCGTTCCTGATGACGTACGCGCTGCGGCTTGCGGCGCGCCGCCGCTACCGGCAGCACCGTAACCTGCAGGTGAGCCTGATCGCCGGCGCGATCGCTGCCGTCGTGCTGCTCGAGGCGAGCATTCGCTACGGTCCGGCCGCGGCGGCCTTCCAGCAGAGCGCGTACTATGGCACCTCGCTGGTGCGTGGGCTGTTCCTCGTGCACCTCGCAGTGGCGATACCGTGCTTCGTGGTCTGGTGCACCCTGGTGGTCATGTCCTGGCGCCGCTTTCGAGGCATCCTCCCGGGTTCCTTCAGCCCGACCCACCGGCGGTGGGGGTGGGTGACCTACGTGGCGCTGTGGCTCACGTGCATTACGGGCGTGGCCCTGTACGTCCT